The candidate division KSB1 bacterium DNA segment GATTTTGCCCGGCTGGAAGAAGACGTCAAAAAAGTCGAAGCCGGAGGGGCCGACCTGTTGCATATCGATGTCATGGATGGTCATTTCGTCCCGAATATTACCATTGGACCGCTGATCGTACAAGCCTTGAGACCTCGCACCAAGCTGCCCCTTGATGTGCATTTGATGGTCGAAAACCCGGAGCGCTATATCGATGCATTTGCTGAAGCAGGCGCGGATTACCTCACTGTGCAGGTGGAAGCGTGCGTTCATCTACATGGTGTTCTGCAGGCAATCAGGACAGCCGGAATGAAGGCCGGAGTTGCGCTAAATCCACACTCACCGCTTGCAACGATCGAAGAAGTTTTAGCCGATTTAGACTTGATTTTAATCATGTCTGTAAATCCGGGTTTTGGCGGGCAGAAGTTTATTCCGGAAGCACTGGATAAGCTGCGGCGTACCCAAAAGCTGTTGCGGCAACGGGAGTTTACTCGCATCGAAGTGGAAGTGGAT contains these protein-coding regions:
- a CDS encoding ribulose-phosphate 3-epimerase, coding for DFARLEEDVKKVEAGGADLLHIDVMDGHFVPNITIGPLIVQALRPRTKLPLDVHLMVENPERYIDAFAEAGADYLTVQVEACVHLHGVLQAIRTAGMKAGVALNPHSPLATIEEVLADLDLILIMSVNPGFGGQKFIPEALDKLRRTQKLLRQREFTRIEVEVDGGVKLENAKEIVEAGAEILVSGSGIFGRPDPAETIREFKKL